The nucleotide window CTACGTATGATTAACCTTTTAACTAAAACACTAGATCAAAATCCCTTGCTATTAGCAGTCACTACAATTTTTAACAAAGTACTTTTTAtctcttcccagctcctctgacCCTCCAGGGAGGGTAAGACAGACTCATGTTCCTCTGTGACtaaaaacaagggaaaagaagaaaaactcaaTTCACCCAAAAAGCATCAGCATTCACATTTGATTGCAATTTGAATCAGACTCCAAAAGCCATCCATGAGGTGTCTTTTCCTAAACATGTTCAACATCCCATGTTATCAGCCAGGCCTAGAAACTGCAGAATTGTAGGGAACATTGCTGCCTGTTTACTGTGATAATTTCAGTGCTGTAACATTATGAGGTATCTCTattaaaacaagacaaaaacaaTCACAAAAAACTTCAAGCATTATCactgctagaaaaaaaaaaagggatttgtaATGCATCTGCTGAAGGGACAATAAACAGCACAGATTTACCATGCCCCAAGGTCCGCCTGATGTGCAGCCTCAGGGGTTAGCATGGTGGTGGATCCTTGGAATAATCTTTTTGGGTGATCTTCCATCTCTGTCACACCTTTGGGAAGAGATTTCAAGTGGTAAAATTTACAACTCATTTAAACTAAAGTCTACTTTCCATTTACTTCTACAGAGCAAACAGTATAGAGGTTCAAACTTACAATATTTCATATGTAGAACACAGAATTTAGATGCTGAAATTTTAAAGTCTATTTTCTGGAGCTACAAGCTTCAGTGCAGTTTAGTGATTAATTAACTAAGTCTTAGATATCAGATATTTATTCTTCAGTAGTGAAGAATAAtccttttgtttcattttatccAGCTATCAGTTCACTGACCAGCTCCACCAGAACAGAGAAgctgaaaataaggaaaaggaaCAAGCTCCAGAATTATCACAAACTTTTCTACTGACTTTGATTTCCAAGCACTatggaagaggagaggaaaggcTAAGAAAGAACTCAGATGAAAGTGTTTTAAAAGTTGTCTCAGAGCCAGAGATGTTCTGTAACAAAGGTGAAGCTTGAAGATATAAAAATAGGTGCAATAAAATTTCCAGATGTTAAACTtgaataaaaatgcagaaagacagagaaacaTTTCCTAATAAAGCTGTAAGGTGGCTACCAGGCCTGTACATCAGCTTTGGGTTTTGAAGAGTTATTTTAAGTGTACAGTACCTATGTTCTTCAGTTAACCAGGACTTTTAAAGTTTTCTGTTTAAGCTGAATATACCAATAGTTGTATTTATTGTTTTGTTAGGCAGGTTACATCAGAGTTTTATCACATCTGTATGACCACAGCAATGGTGAGGAATTAGAACAAAACAATTATTAGCTTTATGGAATTAAAAGATTTATGGAATAGTAAAATCTAATTTAATGATTTATCTGTTTCATTATGTGTAATAACTTCAATTTCTAGTTACTTTTTGAAATATCAGCCAACTGGACAGAATTATGAAGAAAGCTATATGAATTATTATATAACTAAAAAGTTGGCCTATTGTATTTGCCAAACCCAAATACTGTACCTTTTCTTTTGATTGATCCAAGAACACTTGGTCGGATGCAGTTAATTGGGCTCTGGCTTCTCCTGCTAAAAGAAGACAAATGCTGCCCTGAGATCACcattaaaagagaaagtttgaaaaaagaatcaaaatatATTCAGAAAACAAACTACTGGAGGGAAACACTAAGAAAATAGGCATTAAAACAGCTTATCCAAAAcaagtccttttttttccctctgaagatAGGCCAGGAAGGACAGAACTGAGCAGGAAATGTTTAATTACGTTATTTCACAAGTGGAGCAGTCTAAAAGCTCTCATCCAGGAACCGACTACATCTCAGTTGACAGGCTGAACTGTGAAGGCCTAGTAAAATTTAATTGTATGCCCACATCACTCAAAGGAGTAACAAACCCTAAAtctgtttgtgttttctttccctcaaaattaaattactaaAGATGTGAATGAGAGCAATATAGAGACTACACTGGGAAGACAGGTGCCACAACACAGCGCATTTCCCAATGCTATGACATGAGGATTTTGACAAATGTTTTACAGCACTATAAAATCTAAAGTCTACATGAGTATATGAAATTATGTTTGTGCTCAGAAATAAATTATGGATGCAACAAATTCTGATATTTCAAATGCCTACTATGAACAAGTCACATTAATTTTCTATCATTGATATGATCTAGTGACTTACCTTGAAAATCTCCTTGTGGGACTTGGGCTGGGACTTGGAGGCAGCCCACTGCTGCTCACCAGACTTTGCAGAGATGGTGAGAAGCATTGCTGAGAGGAAAAGAGTTAGTGTTATTATAAACACTGTATCACTCCCACGTGGTAACAATTGATGCTTAACTGCAGAGAAATAAACAACCCACTATGAAATTCAGCAACCAGTCATTGGCTATACTGAGACATCACTTCTTgctactaagaaaaaaaaattaaaattggaCAGATTCCATTTTCATGCAGATTTATTTCACTGTACTCTGGTTAAACAGACTTGGTTTTTATTAACCACAGTGTAACAGCTGAACACTCCACAGAAATTCACATCCACAACATGAGCAGCTGGTATTTTCTGGTTTGGGGTTTAGGGGGTTTTGTTTACTCTCCAGTTTCTTGCATGCAGCTGAGGTAGAAAGGAGCAGGTGGCTTCATCTTTTGCTACTAATTTGGTTGAATTTATTTAGTTCTACTTAAGATAAAACCATTATTACCACATTTTGCTCACCTTCCCTATTCCTCGTGTAGgtgaaggagctggagaaacTGGAACAAAGTCTACTTGCTTTGGTGATAGTGATTTTTCAAAATCATTGTCACTCTGTAAACAGTACACATAATTATCTTACAAGCAGGTACCTTAACAAGAAAAGGACTGATTGGTGTGAAATCCCAAAGTTATCCTCCATCATATCAACAATTATTAGTCAGCCATTTATGAGTTTATgcttaacaaaaataaaaaagccttaAACATTACATGGAGAGTATCAGAACATGGAAGAAAATTTGAATAGGCAGACATCCATGCTATTTCCTTTtgacacagcagcccaaggaacCCACATGTACCTTGAACAGTTGATAATTCTATGCCTTGTTAGTGTGATAAATTGCTGATCAAAAGCAGTACTATACTAACAATTTAACTGTAGGTCAAATTATCAAAGGAAATGTTGACATGAGAGAGTCTCTAGTGTCCTGATACTGATGATAGAAACACAAATTAAAGCATGAATGCATTACCAGGCTCAAGCTCTCCTCCCATGAGTGGCTCATCTGCATTGCTACTTGCACTTCTctataaagaagaaaagaaatgtaTTGTCCCAGGCCCACAGACAGCTGCAGTGACTGTTCTGCTTTGCCTTAGTGCTTACCTTTCACGAACGGTTTCCCTGTTCAGCAAATTCATTCCTTCTTCCTAAAACATTAGCACATGAAGAAATAAggtcaaaaaaaacccactttgtACCAGCAAATCAGAAAAGCTGTGGTTTCACTTCACTTTGGCATGTGGAAAATTTAATTCAACTTGATTAAGCAACAACAACCTCAAGTTCTCATTCATGGACAAGAGTGAGAAGGAGAGGATGAGACAGAGATGTAGCAAGAGAGACCATCATGTGAGCTGGTTGTTTCCCAGGCAGCTTTATTTTCATTACTAACCAAGAAGTAGCTACAAAACTGAGTTATGATAGTATAAACCAGAAATTCTGCACATGCCAGAGCATCTTTATGCAGTCTTGAGTAGTTTCATTTTACAAAGGGGATGCTAGTACAGATAAACCTCAAAAACATGGATCAATTCTTACCTTACTCTATGGATTAGTGACTAACTAGACACTTGTCAACATCTCATTTGCAATACACTGCATTGCACACAATGAATTCAGGAGTtaatgaggtttttttctttaaaaactccataaaatattattaaagtggatcaaatatataaaattaaactaAACATTAATACTAAGTACAAACATGACTCAATCTCCTCTTAGGCAGACACCATTCCTTAAAATTATCTCAATGCTACCCAGTTTGTTCAGTGAATGAGTAGGTTCCCTAATTCAAGAGTAAAAGTTCAAGTAAACATCCTCACAATCCTTATCATAAGTAGGAAGTGTCTAACTTTTTCACCTGTGTGATAATTTGCCCAGATTTGAAAGAGATCAGAAGTGAATCACACAGGTTCTCAGTGAGTATACAGGACATGGAATTAATTCCAACTAGTGAATCTAATGCTCAAACACAAATTAGGAAATTACACTGCTTGCTTTAATAAATAGATGACACAAACATGAATGCAGAAGCATTTTCCAGAAGATTTAATTATCAAATTTTACTTCAGGTAATAGAGCAGAGCCACAACAGTTCATTCTTTTGCTCTCAGCATATTTCTCATTATAtctccctgctcactgcaggagggttggaccagatgacctttaaaggtctcTTACAACCCAAACTAATTTATAATTCTATGATATTTACATATTAATCCTAAGTGTTTTTATATTGGAAAAAGAGCTGTACAACAGACCTGAGTGCTTCAGAGTAGACTCAAGCCAGTAAATTATTTACATAATGAAAGCAACCAGTTATTTTCTTCAGGATTACTGTGCAACTACCTTAAATAACCGAGGTAGGAAGCAGAAGTGCCTTCCACCACTCAGGCACCATGCCTTTAAAATGCTGCCTGAAGCATTAAATTGTTTTCTTAACTTTTGACCCTGTAAAAATCAAGTCTATCCACTGAAAACTAGCcagctaaaaaagaaaaattcaaaaaaatgtAAGCATCTTCAAGCCAATTTTATAACCATTCTACTGTCAAAAAGTGGAGATATAAAATGAAGGAGACACAAGAGTTGGAGCTTGTTGATTTTAAGGCTGGAGTCTTCAGCCTGCGGTgtgctggctgggagcagagctatTTGAGCCTGCTCAGATATTCCCCACACCACCCCCTTCCCGAGTGTttgctctgctgcccttccccCTCCATTCCTGCTGTGACAGCACAAGTACAGGGATCTGGATAAGAAAATTATACAGATGAAAAATAGCCCAGCCAGAAGAGTACAGACTATTTTTCAGCCAGAGTGCTTCCTTATCCTGCTCATTTTCTGGCTGCACAAGAGTCTTGTGCCAACACAAGTTAAGGAACACTTTGTTATTGGCCCCGAATATTtatgctggcactgctgccaaaAACTTGGTGAAACTTTACCCTAAGGGTTTACATTAAAGGTTTCCTTTCTAAAATGTCCATTTTAAGAATCCTCTCTCTGCTCAAATCTTCTCCTTGCAGTAATTTGCATTTTGCTTCATGAAACGTGGAACCGGACAGgcagtttgaaaataaaattacagccAGTTGAAGGACATTAAACATCAACTGCAAAACAACCCAGCCACCTATAAAAAACTCCTTTAGAAGAATCTGTGCTTACTTGTTTTATTTGATGAAGACGGCTGCTAGGAATACGGATAGGAGATGATGGCACAAACTGCAAAACAAAGACACATACAATTGAAAGTACAGCAGAAGGGAGGGAAAGGTGCCACAGAAATGTTAGTAAACTAGTACTGCCCCAAACTAAAAAGAAcctaatttagaaaaaaacccatatcaCTTATAACACTCTCACTGTATATATATAACCTACATTACTTACCTGCAAGAATGTTGCATTCTTGCATGTTAATATGTATTTCCACATTATACTGCTTTGCAAGCTCACAAATGCTAATTGGTATCAGCCTGGCTTCCATTCCATTTCCAGGCAACTAGAACTGACAGCTTTCCCCACAGAATGGAGCTGCTTTTCACTAGCACACTGTCACCCCTAGTATATATGTTGGCagatatattttcctttatgtgactcagaatatttattttcatttaagtgGTCCAGAAACTGCCACAATAGATCCATTAAAATACAAAGCCAAAACAACGAATTGTACAAAAAGGTTCCTGGATTGTTGTCTGTTTATAAGTGAGTATTTTGACAGGTGAAAAAAATCAGCTATTAGAAGGCTAACAAAGAGTTAAACACTTTCATTATGGTTTCTCAAGAGCTTCACCAATTTGGGTGAAATCAGAGAAGATGTCACTAAAAATGGTCTTCTGTTAATGTTGACAGTTTTGCATCAAGATCTCACTGGAATGCTATGATCTAAAACTGCACACACAAAACAGAGTAATTTAAAGTGATTATTtctcaaaatataattttctttcataaatttTCCATCCCTCACATTGTGAACCCTCAGTTTATTTGTATCATAGCCATTCAGGGAACAAAAATTCTAAACCAAAGCCTTGAACAGAGGTTTAACTTCTCTGTAAGATGATAATCCTTCCAAATGAGAAGGTGTCTTTTCAAAATGGATGTCTTCAGCAAGTAAGATTTGTGTTATTATAGGTGTTTTTATACCTCATTCAGTATAAGGCTTCATCTGCTTCACAAAATATTACTAGAGGTCTTCATCATGCTGAAGCTGGAGAACTAACAAACATTCAGTTAACTCTTACTACACCATATTCTAATCAGTGCCACGGAGAATACAAGGATTTTTCTGCCTGACAGGGTGAGTTAACACAGACTATTAATGCTTCATACATCCAGAACCCTCCttctaaaaaaacaaacatgaagACATCACACCCTGCTTCTCACGAAAGAATTCAGCCTACCAGGCTCACACAGAGGATGACTAATATTTCTGCCAGAATTTAGTCATCGTAATATACAATACTAAAGTCTAACAGCTATAATATCTTGATTTGCTACCTTCAAGGTCCAGTTTAGGTCAGCTTCACTATTATACTGGGTTCCCAAAAATCCTGTGCATCTAATAAAAATTCCTCCAAGCTGCACCAGCCAATGCAGACCTTGAGTTGACCTTGATTCTCACACATAGAAAAGGATTTGGACAATAGTGCATTCCTGCCTATTCATTCTGTCATTCCACAGTAGAAATGCATTTGTTCCACTCATTATATTCTAATTTTATGACTGTGATCCACATACTTTAAGGTCTGACATTAAtagaatatgtaaaaaaaaaaagagtggcttgcagtataaaacaaaaaatataagaaGACAATTAAGTGTTCCTCTGCAGGGTCTGATGCACTAACACAGCTCTGAGGATCCTACATCTTGTTTCCAACAAGTCATCATCCTTGCTTTGTCAATGTGAAAAACTCACTTTTGCTCTGTTTGCATCCTTTGATTTAATTCTTGTGAAGAGAAACCTCTGTCACTTTCAAAGGATACTTGctaaactgaaattaaaattatgctACTCAAATCCCCATTATTTTAAGAGTGCAAAAAGCTTAATAAAAACATTACAAACCATTATACTCTGACCTTCCCCCTTACCCCAATGTGTCAGATACTGTGCTCCAGTGCAGGTGAGGTTTtagcagtgccaggctggcaggagacactgcccaggtgagcaggcactgccccagcgcctctgccctgccctgcagtgccctctgcctcctgcagcacagccacttGAACCCAGCAGGGAAACTACCAGGCTaaaaaaaaactagaaaaaattTAACTTCTTTAACTGTTTCTGCTGAAATAGCACCTAAACATCTAACCACAGACTCAACTGCTCTCcttaaacaacaaaacaaaagtgcaaaacaaatcaaaaaaacaccaaaacattTACTCATTGGTATCtcctggaagaaaataaactgcAGATACTGCAGAGCCTGGTTAACCCTTCCTTGGCAATTAAATATAGTGTCAGAAAAATGCaggtcaagccccagcccaaaTGGCACCACTGCCCTTGCAGTCATCATTATAAACCAGCTGAAGTCTGAGATTGGAGAAGCTACTGCAAAAACAGATTGTGGAATTCAGCTGAGCAACTGGGACACACTGAAGATGGAGTTGATGGGGATGACCTCCAGTTACCAGAGATTTTAGCAACTCCTGTTGTTCCCCTGATGGGAGCACCACACAGATTAGACAAACACTaatcaacttttttttccacagtttaacaaaacataaaatttaaGCTGTACTTGCAATACTTGTAATAAAGAAAGTTTAGGTGCTTATTGAATCTTTTAACCCTCTTACAGTTTACACTACAGTAAAACTTGGATTAGTTTTCTTGAATACAAAGAAGTAGGTTCTGAAATACACTTTATCACCTTCTTatgtaaaatttaatttacaaaaGTAGATGTGATCTAACTCCTTAGAATGTCTCTAACATCATAAAACTAAATGTAATTCTTTGCTCTAGGAAGAACACCAGGGAAGGTTGCTTCGGGTACTTGATGTTGAATGTTTAATTCTATCACAAAATCATTTATCCGTGGATGATCCTGTCTGAAGACCACAGAAGGATGAGAATCTCTAAGATCCTTTCCAGTTCTATCCTCCCTGCCACACTCAACAGAACCATAACCCAGATCATAACTCAAAGGAGCATTTCAAAGCAGACAAGGCACTGATCTAGCAGTCAGTGGGGAACTTGATTTTCAGTGTAAGTAAAATTTCATGTATTTTGTCAGCATGTGGTCACCTGGGAGTGAAGAAGAACGACACTTTTTAACAACATTATATGAGGGGAAGGGTTAGGAACATCATCCCATGAAGATGGAAGCAGTGGTTAAGTCCAGGAGACTGCAACATTTGTGGGGGCAAGCAGAAGAGCAGCCCATCAGTGAATTAGCTCTGGCTTCCCAGCAAGTTCTGGGCAAGGCATCCTGAATTAGCATCTTTTTAGCCCAACAACTCAGGATCTTCAGGAGTAAACATAATAAACTGAGCTTtcacctttgtttttttttctcctcttgccTGACCACAAGCTCAAACAGATTTACACTAAGCTGCTGCCctaaaaatatgaagaaagaGACTTGATTAAGAAATCTTGAACATGACACTTTCTTTCCGTTTTTTCATCCCAGCAGGAGAAAGGCTTTTCCACCTATCTTTTCTTTATATAACTATTCTGGTTTTGTTACAGGTGCAACCTTGCTGAAGTATTTGTCTGACCTTTTTTCCTTAAGCATCAGAAATCACTTAAGATATTGATTACTGTTAACAGTACAGTTGTATAATTAGTTTTCTTAGCAAACTACCTTCCTTACTCTACCTTGGAACATCTATTTTACAAGCAAAGTTATGATCATAAAGAAATACAGGCATTCTCCAAGCCAGATGATCTATAAGTAACATTTCATTATAGCTACAGCATATTAATGTCACAGTTTAGAGCCTTCTTTCTGAAAGCAATGTGGTGATAGTTTCACAGACTGCAATCTAATTTTGTTTATTCCTGTTTGCACACTTCTGCCTGGCACCTGTGGGGTTGGTGTAGGAGTTTCCTTACCAGGCTGTGCCGATTCATGACCGTGGTGCTGTTCCTGCGGGTGCGCAGGACGCTGGCCTGGAACACCTGGGAGTTATCGCTGCGGAAAGAAACACTCGTCAAATGCAAAAGCCATTTCCTTCCCAGCAAAAAGCACCTCTCCACATcagctcagctccaaatgctgTGACAGCTCTCCTGTCGAGACAAAGCACTCCAGAGACAGGTAGGCAAGAAATCTTTTAGCTTGTTGGCAGAGAGTGCAAATCAACTCGTTCATCCTCCAATTCCCAGCTACTTCAATTAATGATTTCAATTAATCATTTTGTGTCTTCAGAATAATTGAAGAATTGCTTAGACTGTGGGGATTTATTATGTTTGGAATGGCTGCTGCTTGTATATTGCTTCAAATGTCATTCAACAGAACAAATGTATAAATGGCTTGTAAGCAGTAACTAAAACAAGCTTCGATCCCACAgctaaaacataatttaaaaatacagaatctTGATAAATCTTATCACTACAAACATTTAATATCTTCTGAACATTTTTCCAGCAAAAGTTAAATGAAACTTACAGTAAGCCCAGTTTTTAAGGCCGCCCAGTACTGTATCCATTGAACTGATATAGGATTATTTATCTGACATAAAATGAACTTCTTTCTCAAGGTAATTTTAGTTCTATTGATTCTTAAAGCAAGTTTTACTGGTCATGTCATCATCAATGTCATCAACAGCCAATGATCAGCACTTAATGAatgcaactgcagaaataaactaaattttatggtcactagaaaaaaaatgttgaccCACAACCCTACAATCCCCATGCCCAAAAAATCAAAGTGGAATTGTAAAGGTGAACAAATCCAAATGTAAGACTGTAATAACATTCCAATTACAAGAATTCACATTATATCGTCTTGTTTCAGCTGCTACCTTGGGATGAACAAAAGCCCCTGgcaaatacaatttatttaaaactaaCCTGACCAACAGCACTACCTTGCTGTAAGGAATGATAACCCTACTGCACTTTCATGACACACCATTGTCAGAATTCTCTAGTTTAAAACACACCAATTAGACACATAAGTTTTAGACAGCTTTTATGTAgctgtaaataaaaaacaaataaaacttatACTGTGAAATAAAAGCCAAGAGTAATTGGCATAAGCACTGTACTTTCTGCCAAGAAAAATGCATAGACTCTCCTTCTCCGAAATGTCAAGTACATAGAGCCAGACATCATTTACAATTTTCCAAGAAGTTTCACTCAGCTCACACCCACGAAAGATCAAACAGCTTCTATTTGACTGAGGTGGAAGAGGAAAAATTGAAGGGATCCATGACATGATGTTTAGAGATGAGTTTTGGCTGAGGCCACCAGTCACAATTCTTTTCAGTGTAAATGTACTGGTTGGCATGCAAACACAAGACAAACAGCACATTCTGAAATCCAGGGTCTGAGTCAAGAAAACAGGTTGGAACAATCCTGTCCCACATCACCACAGCCTAAGTCAAATAGTCAGTGCTAACTagcagagaggaagagaaaaaagaccTACAAATAATCCAATCTTTAATCTCCCTTGCAAAAACACCAGAACTGGTCAAATCTCAGATTCACTTTTCACAGAAAACTACAGTTGCCAtgaaaaatcaattttatttgGCACAAAAACAAGAGTAAAAAGTTCTGTGAAATGTAACTTTTGTCATCTAAAGTATTCCAATTATAATTTTTCTCTGGATCTATGGCAACTCATTTTCCAAGTTCCTAACTAAAAAATTAAGAAGTCAAAAcaggaggcagaggagaaaaagcaaGCTGTGTAAGAGCAAGAGCTTTTGTTTCAGTTTACCCAACAAAGCcattctgggaaaaactgaaGTTTCTTGCCAAGAGTTGCAATCTTACAAAAACAGTATTCTGGTGGAAAATTCCAAACTAACAGGCAAACCACTGCAACCACCTCAGATTAGTTCAGTggcatttcagttttatttgtaTGAACACCTAACCCATAGTGTAGTGTATGCACAGTGTCAATCAAGGCAAGAGCTCAAGCTTACTCTTCTAACTGCCCAAACCCTAAACTAATGTGGTGGTTTTGCAAAACCACCACAACTAAATAATttgttcagggttttttttaaagagtcaAGGGTCTTACAGTTTCCAATTTACAAAGGGTTGAGATTATAAAAACATCTTGTCTCAGTTACACAATTAGTTTACCTGCTCAGAAACCTCCCAGGGGAGAGCTGCCATACACAGCTCTTCCATACTGCATCAAAATGTGAAATGGGGGTGGTTTCATTGTGATTATGTAAAAGAATCAAAATTTTATTCACTTAACATTAAGGCAAACATTAAGGCAAGAAGTAGTATTTTGTCTGAACTGTCAGGCACTGTTAACCATTTTGGTAAAAGAGGTATGTGAGATTTGTTAATCTCTTGATATCCAGTTCcttacagaaatagaaattaaaaaaaatcaatccacCAGGAAGTACTTATCATTTAATATACTACAGTTTATGAAACTTATTGTCAATATGCTCTGTCAATGCAGACACACCactaacagcagcagcacatggaCCACCTTACAGTTGGATGGAAGCCACACCATGTAGCAGATGAGGCATCTCCCAACTTCCCAACAGCCCAGAGGAGACAAGAAACAGCCCTTTGGGTTATAAACTTACCCAAACAAAACTGTACAATAAACCCTGCCTGTCTGAAAGCTTTTACCTGCCCTTGCCTGCCACTTTCTGTCCTGTTGGCTgaagagagccagacctggcAAACACCCAACCCTCCTGAAAGCAGACCTGCCACAGGCTGGTGGCAACATCCAAGCACAACTGTCCACACAGCACACTGTATTTCTCCCAGTAATGCATACTACAGAAATTAGTAACACCAGCAAAATTCCTGCCCACCTGACACGCTGTTTTGTTTTACACTAAATGTAAAACTTACGTCACGGTCCTGTTAAATGACCTTCCTGACCAAATTTGCCTGATTGCTCCGAAAGCATTTACTGTTGTAACCACAGACAGAGCAgtgatttattttgttctgaCTTGATCCATTACAGAAATCATCGCGACTGTTAATCGATGTACAAGAACAGCCACAACTCTGACGATGCGGACGGTGCTTCTCTGCAACACACAGCAGACCGTGGTGAAAACAAAGCGCTCCAGTAAAACCAGAGCCCGTCTTCCCGGGCTCCCTCACACCCCTCCATACGTTGGTATGTTCCCTAAATCCCTCCCAGC belongs to Lonchura striata isolate bLonStr1 chromosome 14, bLonStr1.mat, whole genome shotgun sequence and includes:
- the LOC110480474 gene encoding P2R1A-PPP2R2A-interacting phosphatase regulator 1 isoform X1, yielding MAQEKMELDLELPPGSAAAPGDSGGLRRSNSAPLIHGLSDNSQVFQASVLRTRRNSTTVMNRHSLFVPSSPIRIPSSRLHQIKQEEGMNLLNRETVREREVQVAMQMSHSWEESLSLSDNDFEKSLSPKQVDFVPVSPAPSPTRGIGKQCFSPSLQSLVSSSGLPPSPSPSPTRRFSRRSQSPINCIRPSVLGSIKRKGVTEMEDHPKRLFQGSTTMLTPEAAHQADLGACLSSHALDDNRSSAGSSCDSPAEAGTSTDSPVSLSDSRSPFLPVDLMAKLPMN
- the LOC110480474 gene encoding P2R1A-PPP2R2A-interacting phosphatase regulator 1 isoform X3, with the protein product MAQEKMELDLELPPGSAAAPGDSGGLRRSNSAPLIHGLSDNSQVFQASVLRTRRNSTTVMNRHSLFVPSSPIRIPSSRLHQIKQEEGMNLLNRETVREREVQVAMQMSHSWEESLSLSDNDFEKSLSPKQVDFVPVSPAPSPTRGIGKQCFSPSLQSLVSSSGLPPSPSPSPTRRFSSRRSQSPINCIRPSVLGSIKRKGVTEMEDHPKRLFQGSTTMLTPEAAHQADLGACLSSHALDDNRSSAGSSCDSPAEAGTSTDSPVSLSDSRSPFLPVDLMAKLPMN
- the LOC110480474 gene encoding P2R1A-PPP2R2A-interacting phosphatase regulator 1 isoform X2, with the translated sequence MNRHSLFVPSSPIRIPSSRLHQIKQEEGMNLLNRETVREREVQVAMQMSHSWEESLSLSDNDFEKSLSPKQVDFVPVSPAPSPTRGIGKQCFSPSLQSLVSSSGLPPSPSPSPTRRFSSRRSQSPINCIRPSVLGSIKRKGVTEMEDHPKRLFQGSTTMLTPEAAHQADLGACLSSHALDDNRSSAGSSCDSPAEAGTSTDSPVSLSDSRSPFLPVDLMAKLPMN